In the Mauremys mutica isolate MM-2020 ecotype Southern chromosome 13, ASM2049712v1, whole genome shotgun sequence genome, one interval contains:
- the LOC123347786 gene encoding olfactory receptor 10A7-like, whose amino-acid sequence MASFLTNEYVISVNGCFLQYYFFTWLAGSECCLLSVMSYDRYIAICKPLQYATHMNGKFCLQLAVGSWINGMVASAIVTSLMSRLIFCGPREIDHLFCDFTPVTKLSCSDTRLIELDTLVLASIFTLPPFLLTLISYVCIIITILRIPSTTGRQKAFSTCSSHLIVVTIFYGTLNIVYLSPKTPTLRDLNKVFSIFYTVLTPLVNPIIYSLRNKNVKEALAYVWSECVALTRVQRIHANF is encoded by the coding sequence ATGGCCAGTTTCCTGACAAATGAATATGTCATATCAGTAAATGGCTGTTTCTTGCAATATTATTTCTTTACCTGGCTAGCAGGATCTGAGTGTTGTCTCTTGTCTGTCATGTCTTATGATAGATATATAGCAATATGCAAACCATTGCAGTATGCAACTCATATGAATGGCAAATTCTGCCTCCAGCTAGCAGTAGGGTCTTGGATCAATGGGATGGTGGCTAGTGCTATAGTAACATCTCTGATGTCACGTTTAATCTTTTGCGGCCCCCgtgaaattgaccatttattttgTGATTTCACCCCAGTAACTaaactctcctgcagtgacacccGCCTGATCGAACTTGACACTTTAGTCCTGGCCTCCATATTCACCCTGCCCCCATTTCTATTGACTCTAATCTCCTACGTTTGCATCATCATCACAATCCTGAGAATTCCATCTACCACTGGGAGGCAAAAAgcattttccacctgctcctcccacctcattgtggtgaccATTTTCTATGGGACCCTGAATATTGTGTACCTGTCTCCAAAAACCCCCACTCTGAGAGACCTGAACAAAGTCTTCTCCATCTTCTACACAGTTCTGACTCCTCTAGtcaaccccatcatctacagcctgagaaataaaaatgtcaagGAGGCTTTGGCTTATGTTTGGAGTGAGTGTGTGGCCTTGACAAGAGTTCAGAGAATCCATGCTAATTTTTAA
- the LOC123348765 gene encoding olfactory receptor 14C36-like isoform X1 has product MSNQTTLTEFLLLGFSDVRELQILHFVVFLMIYLVGLMGNLLIISAIALDHHLHTPMYFFLVNLSILDLGSISVTIPKSMVNSLMNTKVISYPECVTQVFLFVVFTGTDLAFLTIMAYDRYVAICQPLHYETVMNRRACVQMAASAWITGIVYSTLHTGNTFRLPFCQTNVIHQFFCEIPQLLKLTCSDSYLSKIGLLAFSVFLGLNCFVFIILSYVQIFKAVLRIRSEQGQRKAFSTCLPHLTVVSLFLCTAFFAHLKPTSSSISYMDLMIGVLYSLVPPVMNPIIYSMRNKEIKAALKKLIVWRLFTKN; this is encoded by the coding sequence atgtccaaccaaaccaccctgaccgagttccttctcctgggattctctgatgttcgggagctgcagattttgcactttgtggtgttcCTGATGATTTACCTGGTAGGCCTCATGGGAAATCTTCTCATCATCTCAGCCATAGCCCTTGACCAccatcttcacacccccatgtatttcttcctggtgAACCTGTCCATCCTAGACCTTGGCTCCATCTCCgtcaccatccccaaatccatggtcaattccctcatgaacaccaAGGTAATTTCTTATCCTGAATGTGTCACCCAAGTGTTTCTATTTGTAGTCTTCACTGGAACTGATCTTGCATTTCTCACCATCATGGCATACGaccgatatgtcgccatctgccaaccactgcactacgagacagtgatgaacaggagagcttgtgtccaaatggcagccagtgcctggattacTGGTATTGTCTACTCTACCCTGCACACTGGGAACACTTTCAGGTTGCCCTTCTGCCAGACAAATGTCATCcaccagttcttctgtgaaatcccccagctgcTCAAGCTCACCTGTTCTGACTCGTACCTCAGTAAAATTGGGCTTCTTGCCTTTAGTGTGTTTTTAGGTTTGAACTGCTTTGTCTTTATAATTCTGtcttatgttcagatcttcaaagcagtgctgagaatccgctctgagcagggccagcgtaaagccttctccacatgccttcctcacctcactgtggtctcttTGTTTCTTTGCACTGCCTTCTTTGCCCActtgaaacccacctccagctcaatATCATATATGGATCTCATGATAGGTGTTCTCTATTCCCTGGTGCCTCCAGTGATGAAtccgatcatctacagcatgaggaacaaggagatcaaagctgcATTAAAGAAACTGATTGTTTGGAGATTATTCACCAAGAATTAA